One region of Astyanax mexicanus isolate ESR-SI-001 chromosome 15, AstMex3_surface, whole genome shotgun sequence genomic DNA includes:
- the tnrc6ba gene encoding trinucleotide repeat-containing gene 6B protein isoform X5 produces the protein MPYLTLRFKAATHWFVVKEHREREQQFMEDKKRKKEDKRKRETSQKVVEQKNKVPELTKPPSAQSLATPNSVSPSPGPVPSTTSSIATPAAGTPPQGGNNAKRPAVANGQPSPSTQAPQRYMPREVPPRFRCQQDHKVLLKRGQPPLSSMLLGGSNNGGDSPSAAVTAASDSSLGSAGPAAPSLSHTSSSSSIAASSTTTSSNYANSMWGASSGSQPLSQGREKVIVDGSDLEEWPSIAAGDGARTGDATVTGGADGSVVPNCSASWGERHLQQQPKAVGGGNDGGKSVSSGSPSPPSSSCSTNECMQPSSVVWGSQGVIGGNAVAAGSLPPISKASPLPGTDCSVGVSCGIPGANFNPNANPSAWPALVQDGAGAAATEGGPTPLQSSKSLSANNSISVNQASHQHQLHQMQYRDVEPSCRDWGGAALEPGAGPKNTGMKEGGDLDCGSSGGGDLSASSSSSASSCAWRAQPFPANSKTGASRTDAWESGATGSSVSAEGGNSWGFRGQDDRQGGSTWGTGNGGQISGVSQGEWGGGVGDWGNSSGVGNPSGGNGGGSSSNSSSSGGSVSNPSVSSSTPSTMIRAWDNQKGTGGDGGTGDTSEWGGQGSRGGGGTLSSSGAENSRSGNQHHGHHRSQQPCNAEVALQSLLSRTDLDPRVLSNTGWGQTQIRQNVAWDLEADRGAASGAKSSAPSHPLYSGSTGTSTTAPSSSSLIPGAPQNSNSNSIVGPPSVSPREGWDSSSSSSGSSLPSRGPQPSGNSIQNPGVSQVGSGVGNSSGGQSKHFGGWGEPNPSESQGKCWGSEGQEWRENTAGSGSSGWGDFRQQGTPAGGDWGNSQEEKGTGGWKEMRRGDGGNWGQRSGNEWGERESKTSSGGWGGGKDGGGTGGDSEVGTWGSWDEGAPRKAWGAGGTETGGVGTGGGNMGNKSHSSWGGSVHPSQMPNSQTASLKGQAQQQQQSQPQQSQSLDTGAMQGGWGRQGGSSAQSQSSGWTSGPIPQISSGTGSSSDPSGWEEPSPQSISRKKEIDDGTSAWGDPNKYAYVNYWDKNNDPSDQPLQAQPQGPPPPQSVRKPAAPASRDVNLTHSSNKGPAMAPSGWGGNGSPSSPCVDNGTAAWGKPTEIPSGWGDPEDTGNASGWGNPSPNPVKSVSKSMQEGWGEREGSVSASRHSSWEEEEEGGVMWNSAGSQGSSSSYNSGGWGNKKGNKGPIKSGDSWINPINRQFSNMGILGEDPSGRPLDLAPGPPQDKKMDGDKRGVGLSDYNGDMRKGGRGGPGGVVFRSSSSKEVGPGEPGPYYDKQTLPFTNQDGCLGEEGPCSPYSPPTVFKPSPLYNHPNPPRQMGSHMFGSSGGMAQPRHQQGVPPINPTVRAQVPHQFLSPQVPGSVLKQMPPPSCGVGGVSGGVFPPQLSPQNIAMLSSIYSPQIQFQLACQLLLQQQPQQQQPQQPQLLQNQRKFPPNVRQQADPQQLARIMAVLQQQRQQQQQVGSTGGSSKLSPSHLGSGGPKMPMPDSLTHPAMGGSVADLHQKSSAAYSGFGSGLELGSMVGASSGLKEGGGQQSRFKWMMEGHSPAPSSPDSAIHKNGPIAAPVKRGSSPYSQYEMLGVDSLGVPSDSWQRTPGNKMGNKTGTSTWPPEFQPGVPWKGIPSVDPESDPYMTPGGILSSSTVSSINDTEHPLLRDNTESTPSLNTLLPSPGAWPYSASDSPLNNAHNPAKYTEYKPSWPPEPIGHNKPWKTNRSTSQLPRPPPGLTHQKQPSVSPWAGGAPRLGRGWGGSGGSQESRYGPGSTWSDGGASRGSCWLVLSNLTPQIDGSTLRTICMQHGPLLTFHLGLTQGSALIRYSTRQEAAKAQSALHMCVLGNTTILAEFVSEEEVARYFAHSQAGGAGSTTGASAGGAVTGPTGAAVSSGPGAVGAGSAGSIPGGERERPGGGSTIAGGSNNGAVGGPAGSGWQSLDGTGNSPDPVSAQGSGLGIFAQWSNGAGGGVMGSGTAGVEPSRQGLWGGMAAGYPSSSLWGSPALEDRHQMSSPAALLPGDLLGGGSDSI, from the exons ATGCCTTACTTGACATTACGGTTTAAAGCCGCGACTCATTGGTTTGTAGT aaaggAGCACCGGGAAAGGGAACAGCAGTTCATGGAAGACAAGAAAAGgaagaaggaagataaaagaaAAAGGGAAACCTCACAGAAG GTGGTCGAGCAAAAAAACAAAG TGCCAGAACTGACCAAGCCCCCATCTGCCCAGTCTCTTGCCACACCTAACTCGGTCTCCCCTAGCCCTGGCCCTGTTCCTTCTACAACCTCCTCCATTGCCACCCCGGCTGCTGGCACCCCCCCTCAGGGTGGGAACAATGCTAAGCGGCCGGCGGTGGCCAACGGACAGCCCTCCCCCAGCACCCAGGCCCCCCAGCGCTACATGCCCCGAGAAGTGCCCCCTCGATTCCGTTGCCAGCAGGACCACAAAGTGCTACTGAAAAGGGGCCAGCCTCCACTGTCCTCCATGCTGCTGGGGGGAAGCAACAATGGGGGAGACAGCCCCAGTGCAGCAGTGACTGCTGCTTCAG ATTCCAGCCTGGGTTCTGCAGGTCCAGCTGCTCCCTCTCTGTCCCACACGTCATCCTCCTCATCAATCGCTgcttcttctactactacttcttcAAATTATGCAAATTCCATGTGGGGGGCAAGCTCTGGCAGCCAGCCCCTCTCTCAGGGCAGGGAGAAAGTGATAGTGGATGGGTCGGACCTGGAGGAATGGCCCAGCATTGCTGCTGGAGACGGGGCCAGAACAGGAGATGCGACAGTTACTGGAGGAGCAGATGGCAGCGTAGTACCGAACTGCAGTGCCTCATGGGGTGAACGGCACCTCCAGCAGCAGCCAAAGGCTGTGGGAGGAGGGAATGACGGAGGGAAAAGTGTCAGTTCTGGTAGCCCCTCCCCACCTTCATCCTCCTGTTCAACCAATGAATGTATGCAGCCTAGTAGTGTTGTTTGGGGGTCCCAGGGAGTCATAGGAGGAAATGCAGTAGCAGCAGGGTCATTACCCCCCATATCCAAAGCCTCCCCTCTCCCAGGGACTGATTGCTCTGTTGGCGTCAGCTGCGGAATTCCAGGTGCCAACTTTAACCCTAATGCCAACCCCTCTGCCTGGCCAGCTCTGGTACAGGATGGGGCTGGGGCAGCTGCAACAGAGGGTGGCCCCACTCCTCTCCAAAGCTCAAAGTCATTGTCTGCCAACAACTCCATTTCTGTGAATCAAGCCTCTCATCAGCACCAACTTCACCAAATGCAATACAGAGACGTAGAGCCATCCTGTAGAGACTGGGGTGGTGCGGCACTGGAGCCAGGAGCTGGACCAAAAAACACAGGCATGAAGGAAGGAGGTGATCTGGACTGTGGAAGTTCAGGTGGTGGGGATCTCTCTGCCTCGTCTTCCTCCTCCGCCTCTTCATGTGCTTGGAGAGCTCAGCCTTTTCCTGCAAATTCCAAAACGGGTGCCTCTAGGACTGATGCTTGGGAGAGTGGAGCAACAGGAAGCTCTGTCTCTGCTGAAGGGGGAAACTCATGGGGGTTCAGAGGACAAGATGATAGACAGGGTGGAAGTACATGGGGCACCGGAAATGGTGGTCAGATATCTGGGGTATCTCAGGGAGAATGGGGTGGGGGAGTTGGGGATTGGGGTAATTCAAGCGGTGTTGGCAATCCAAGTGGTGGAAATGGAGGTGGCTCAagtagtaacagcagcagcagtggtggcaGCGTAAGCAACCCTTCAGTTTCTTCCTCTACACCTTCGACTATGATAAGAGCTTGGGACAATCAGAAAGGAACTGGAGGAGATGGAGGGACAGGAGACACCAGTGAATGGGGAGGTCAAGGCAGCAGAGGCGGAGGAGGTACCTTATCCTCAAGTGGTGCAGAAAACTCGAGAAGTGGCAATCAGCACCATGGCCACCACCGCTCTCAACAGCCTTGCAACGCTGAAGTGGCCTTACAGAGTCTGCTTAGTCGGACGGACCTAGACCCTAGAGTGCTGTCAAACACGGGATGGGGACAGACACAGATTCGACAGAATGTGGCATGGGACTTGGAGGCAGATAGAGGAGCAGCAAGTGGAGCCAAATCTTCTGCACCAAGCCATCCACTGTATTCTGGCTCTACTGGAACATCAACCACTGCCccatcatcttcatcactgaTTCCTGGTGCACCCCAGAACTCAAATTCCAATTCCATCGTCGGACCCCCATCGGTCTCACCTCGTGAAGGCTGGgatagcagcagtagcagcagtggtTCCTCTTTGCCCAGTCGAGGTCCACAACCCTCTGGCAACAGTATTCAAAACCCTGGTGTTTCACAGGTTGGAAGTGGAGTGGGTAATTCATCAGGGGGGCAGAGCAAGCATTTTGGGGGCTGGGGAGAGCCAAATCCATCTGAGAGCCAAGGAAAATGTTGGGGCAGTGAGGGACAGGAGTGGAGAGAAAACACAGCAGGGAGCGGGTCAAGTGGATGGGGTGATTTTCGACAACAGGGTACTCCAGCAGGTGGAGACTGGGGAAACAGTCAGGAGGAGAAAGGGACCGGAGGTTGGAAAGAGATGCGAAGAGGAGATGGGGGAAATTGGGGACAGAGAAGCGGTAATGAATGGGGAGAACGTGAGTCAAAGACAAGCAGTGGGGGTTGGGGTGGTGGGAAGGATGGTGGAGGTACAGGTGGAGATTCAGAAGTAGGTACATGGGGCAGCTGGGATGAAGGAGCTCCAAGAAAAGCTTGGGGAGCAGGAGGTACCGAGACAGGAGGTGTTGGGACAGGAGGGGGGAACATGGGAAACAAATCTCACTCAAGCTGGGGTGGCAGCGTACACCCTTCACAGATGCCAAACAGCCAGACGGCCTCTCTGAAAGGTCAGGCACAACAGCAGCAACAATCACAGCCCCAGCAGTCGCAGTCGCTGGATACAGGGGCCATGCAAGGGGGCTGGGGAAGACAAGGTGGTTCTTCAGCCCAGAGCCAAAGTTCAGGATGGACCTCAGGGCCCATACCTCAAATATCCAGTGGAACTGGAAGCAGTTCAGACCCTAGTGGTTGGGAGGAGCCTTCGCCACAGTCTATAAGCAGGAAAAAGGAAATAGATGATGGAACATCTGCCTGGGGTGATCCCAATAAGTATGCCTATGTCAATTATTGGGACAAAAACAATGACCCATCTGACCAACCGTTGCAGGCTCAGCCCCAGGGGCCTCCTCCACCTCAATCAGTAAGGAAGCCTGCAGCTCCTGCAAGCAGAGATGTGAACCTCACGCACTCCTCCAACAAGGGCCCTGCAATGG CTCCGTCTGGATGGGGAGGGAATGGCTCTCCCTCCAGTCCGTGTGTGGACAACGGCACTGCAGCTTGGGGCAAGCCCACAGAAATACCTAGTGGTTGGGGTGACCCAGAAGACACTGGGAATGCCTCGGGCTGGGGTAACCCATCTCCCAACCCAGTAAAATCTG TTTCAAAGTCTATGCAAGAAGGTTGGGGTGAGCGAGAGGGATCTGTTAGTGCTTCACGCCACTCCAGCtgggaagaggaggaagaaggggGCGTAATGTGGAACAGTGCTGGATCTCAAGGCAGCAGCTCTTCCTATAACTCTGGGGGCTGGGGAAACAAGAAGGGAAACAAG GGTCCAATAAAAAGTGGAGACTCTTGGATAAACCCTATTAATAGACAGTTCTCTAACATGGGGATTCTG GGAGAGGATCCCAGTGGCCGTCCACTGGATCTGGCCCCTGGCCCTCCTCAAGATAAAAAGATGGATGGAGACAAACGAGGAGTGGGTTTGAGTGACTACAATGGAGATATGCGCAAAGGAGGTCGTGGAGGGCCAGGAGGCGTAGTCTTCCGTTCGTCTAGTTCCAAAGAGGTGGGGCCTGGTGAGCCTGGGCCTTACTATGACAAG CAGACCTTGCCTTTCACCAATCAGGATGGGTGCCTTGGGGAGGAGGGGCCTTGTTCTCCATATTCTCCACCCACAGTCTTCAAGCCCTCTCCCCTCTACAACCACCCCAATCCCCCTAGACAA ATGGGTAGTCATATGTTTGGAAGTAGTGGTGGGATGGCGCAACCCAGGCACCAGCAAGGAGTGCCACCCATTAACCCGACTGTACGAGCGCAAGTGCCTCATCAGTTCCTGTCACCTCAG GTGCCAGGCTCTGTTCTGAAGCAAATGCCTCCTCCAAGCTGTGGCGTTGGAGGAGTCAGTGGAGGGGTTTTTCCACCTCAGCTTTCCCCACAGAACATCGCCATGCTCAGCAGCATTTATTCCCCTCAAATTCAGTTCCAGCTG GCCTGTCAgctgctcctccagcagcagcctcAACAGCAGCAGCCTCAACAGCCGCAGCTTTTGCAGAACCAGCGCAAGTTCCCTCCAAATGTGCGTCAGCAAGCAGACCCACAACAG CTTGCCAGAATCATGGCTGTTctccagcagcagagacagcaacagcagcaggtgGGTAGTACAGGTGGGAGCTCTAAGCTGTCCCCCTCTCACCTTGGCAGTGGTGGTCCAAAAATGCCCATGCCTGACTCCCTTACTCACCCTGCCATGGGAGGCTCAGTAGCTGACCTGCATCAGAAATCATCAGCTGCATATTCAG GGTTTGGTTCTGGCCTTGAGTTGGGTTCAATGGTTGGTGCTTCTTCTGGTTTAAAAGAAGGAGGTGGACAGCAATCCCGGTTTAAATGGATGATGGAAGGTCACTCACCAGCTCCCTCCTCTCCAGACAGCGCAATTCACAAAAATG GCCCCATTGCTGCTCCTGTGAAGAGAGGTAGCTCGCCATACTCCCAGTATGAGATGCTGGGGGTGGATAGTTTGGGTGTGCCTTCAGACAGCTGGCAGAGAACCCCTGGGAACAAAATGGGAAACAAAACGGGCACATCCACATGGCCTCCAG AATTCCAGCCAGGGGTGCCTTGGAAAGGAATTCCGAGTGTTGATCCAGAATCAGACCCCTACATGACCCCTGGAGGTATACTGAGCTCATCGACCGTGTCGAGCATCAATGATACTGAGCACCCGTTGCTTCGAGATAACACAG AATCAACCCCCTCCCTAAACACCTTGCTGCCTTCACCTGGTGCCTGGCCCTACAGTGCCTCAGACAGCCCCCTCAACAATGCACACAATCCAG CTAAGTACACAGAGTACAAGCCAAGCTGGCCCCCTGAGCCTATTGGACACAACAAGCCTTGGAAGACCAATCGCAGCACTTCCCAGCTGCCACGCCCACCTCCTGGACTAACCCATCAGAAGCAGCCCTCTGTGTCCCCGTGGGCGGGAGGAGCACCACGCTTGGGCAGGGGCTGGGGTGGCTCTGGAGGCAGCCAAGAAAGCAGATACGGGCCTG GCTCAACATGGAGTGATGGTGGAGCTTCAAGGGGAAGCTGTTGGCTGGTGCTAAGTAATCTTACTCCCCAG ATTGATGGTTCCACACTGCGCACTATCTGTATGCAGCATGGTCCACTGTTGACCTTTCACCTTGGTCTAACCCAGGGCAGTGCTCTGATTCGCTACAGTACTCGCCAAGAAGCAGCCAAAGCTCAGAGTGCCCTGCACAT GTGCGTTCTGGGCAACACCACAATCCTGGCTGAGTTTGTGAGCGAGGAGGAGGTCGCTCGCTATTTTGCACATTCCCAGGCAGGTGGAGCTGGGAGCACAACTGGAGCCAGTGCGGGCGGCGCCGTTACCGGGCCAACAGGAGCGGCGGTGTCGTCTGGCCCCGGAGCAGTGGGTGCTGGAAGTGCCGGGAGTATACCTGGTGGAGAGAGGGAGCGGCCTGGTGGAGGAAGCACTATTGCAGGAGGTAGCAACAACGGGGCCGTTGGTGGACCTGCAGGGTCTGGCTGGCAGAGTTTGGACGGTACGGGCAACTCCCCTGATCCAGTCTCAGCCCAAGGCTCCGGTCTGGGCATCTTCGCCCAGTGGAGCAACGGTGCAGGCGGAGGTGTAATGGGCAGCGGCACGGCAGGCGTGGAGCCGTCCAGGCAGGGGCTTTGGGGGGGCATGGCAGCAGGGTACcccagcagcagcctgtgggggTCTCCTGCTTTGGAAGACCGGCACCAAATGAGCAGCCCTGCAGCACTGTTGCCTGGAGACCTGCTGGGTGGCGGGTCCGACTCTATCTGA